The following coding sequences are from one Bos taurus isolate L1 Dominette 01449 registration number 42190680 breed Hereford chromosome 26, ARS-UCD2.0, whole genome shotgun sequence window:
- the LOC100848463 gene encoding uncharacterized protein, with protein sequence MSQPLGYRTPRLPRPRKRKGPPLPPLPPPAREMSPTSRQLTSGTSDEQGTDPPTKQMSQLHIRDTTPPDSLRRRNIPGRPTQATRNAPIPTWGQIKTLCHQARGMTSSQGSPASPEKMFIAMLALLSCQVSASPIPAKYWAYLPDPPTFQVVSWNNEPIRVNTDQPQLLGGFYTSYTKDKYPINFNYTFRGLIDDLPVCFNFPNNPKSFITPTKEGCIGASTKIIVTDSSKIDSQSLRHRVVWVLVARLPGIRDPYVTLRFTPPPGYPECYKVAPSDEVWKTIDGRTGYPTWTTCTYSSRINYRIPGGGNYTIQDWSNPNPGEDPLIKKTFKGRFENWNRIPLPWPAQATRWHINQFVPPMLSYTTKSKTYWQPEIWRALAATAPVSLSRPDNDSTYSVLACLPSPYVFLFTNDSNKLNVRMNYSGGPNVVTCEQCMLSSCLTPQYNVCSFVVLRRSPYLMIPVTVTSHWYDNYGLAVLQQLQDLMRSRRFVGLLILGISALIAAISSVTAAAISLTQQVHTAQYVDTMSKNVSLTLATQEAIDRKLEMRVDALEEAIMHIGTELQALKVKMALTCHADYRWICVTSLKVNETDYEWEKIKNHISGVWNSSDIGLDLGKLHNQIQTLEHSRLDFTATGAANDFFHTFSNFISGKNILSNIPGYVVFGALILLLIITLPCIVRILRQSIRRLATELHLAALR encoded by the coding sequence ATGTCTCAGCCCCTCGGATACCGAACTCCACGGCTGCCACGACCCCGCAAGAGGAAGGGACCCCCTCTGCCTCCGCTTCCTCCACCAGCGCGGGAGATGTCGCCGACATCGAGACAATTGACTTCAGGGACCTCGGATGAGCAAGGAACGGATCCGCCCACCAAACAGATGTCTCAACTACACATACGGGACACTACTCCCCCTGATTCCCTGCGCCGCAGAAACATCCCAGGCCGCCCAACTCAGGCGACCCGGAATGCCCCCATACCCACATGGGGACAAATAAAAACACTTTGTCACCAGGCACGAGGAATGACTTCCTCGCAGGGATCTCCAGCTTCTCCTGAGAAAATGTTTATTGCCATGCTTGCCTTGCTTTCCTGCCAGGTAAGCGCCTCTCCTATTCCAGCTAAGTATTGGGCATATCTCCCAGATCCTCCAACTTTCCAGGTTGTTTCCTGGAATAATGAGCCTATACGGGTCAACACAGACCAACCTCAGCTTTTGGGAGGATTCTATACTTCTTACACCAAAGATAAATAtcctattaattttaattatacctTCAGGGGATTAATAGACGACCTTCCTGTTTGCTTTAACTTCCCCAATAATCCAAAGAGTTTTATTACACCCACTAAAGAAGGGTGCATTGGGGCCTCTACAAAAATAATTGTAACAGATTCCTCAAAAATAGATTCCCAGTCTTTACGTCATCGGGTAGTTTGGGTATTAGTGGCCCGCTTGCCCGGGATCCGTGACCCTTATGTGACCCTGCGTTTTACACCCCCTCCCGGTTATCCAGAGTGTTATAAGGTTGCTCCTTCAGATGAAGTGTGGAAGACCATAGATGGCCGTACTGGGTATCCGACTTGGACAACTTGTACTTATAGTTCAAGGATCAATTATAGAATACCAGGCGGTGGGAATTATACTATTCAGGATTGGAGCAACCCGAATCCGGGTGAAGATCCATTGatcaagaaaacatttaaagGCAGATTCGAGAATTGGAATAGGATTCCTCTCCCTTGGCCTGCGCAAGCCACTAGATGGCACATTAACCAATTTGTTCCTCCCATGCTGTCTTATACAACTAAAAGCAAAACCTATTGGCAGCCTGAGATTTGGAGAGCCCTTGCTGCTACTGCCCCCGTTTCTTTATCTCGCCCAGATAACGATTCCACTTATTCTGTTTTAGCGTGTTTACCCTCaccttatgttttcctttttactaatgactccaacaaacttaatgtacgcatgaattattcaggtggacctaacgtggtgacttgtgaacaatgtatgctttcatcCTGTTTGacccctcaatataatgtttgctcttttgtGGTGTTGCGACGCTCACCCTATCTCATGATACCCGTGACAGTGACCTCCCACTGGTATGACAATTACGGTCTCGCCGTGTTACAACAACTACAGGATTTAATGCGATCACGACggtttgtgggcttacttattttgggaatatcagctttaatagcagcaattagTTCTGTTACTgcagcagcaatatcattgactcaacaagtgcatactgcgcaatatgttgataccatgtctaaaaatgtttctttaactctagcaactcaggaagctatagataggaaattagagatgagagtagatgccttagaagaagcaattatgcatattgggactgagttacaggctttgAAGGTGAAGATGGCTTTGACATGCCACGCTGATTACAGatggatatgcgtgacatctttgaaagtaaacgagacagattatgaatgggaaaagattaaaaatcatatctcaggtgtttggaacagttctgatattggcctggacttagggaaacttcataatcaaatacagaccttggaacactctcgactggattttactgccactggagcagctaatgacttttttcacaccttctctaattttatttctggaaaaaatattctgtctaatatcccTGGTTATGTTGTTTTTGGTGCTCTAATCCTACTTCTCATAATcactcttccttgtattgtcaggattcttcggcagagcattcggaggctcgcgactgagctgcatctggctgctttaaga
- the LOC104975936 gene encoding endogenous retrovirus group K member 7 Gag polyprotein-like, with product MDCGRRQPSRAEGQGQGSGRCGGPTGAGPLLKAVRSPEDPRRRTSQENEGCHGGVGGGILTCCLCGRQEKVCLTYANSGRGWWASRDEGSVNLEVWEKVGKQLKTYHAEHGSEKVPNDAFSLWNIIRDVLDPAPDSEKVHLKGDSEENAVAKPASESKRVTFKEENEDETVVKPEENEKNEDLPDYRQLRKMLEAMTTQEQLKDRDEKQDQLPPKEKENLDEITAKYHSDENWHLLNKDAPKSLRETSPVRPSAPRSLRETSPIRPYAPRNSQETFPFNPYITSGYQTIQRAPEYRAEDMEPMPLLPPPIPSRTGPINPTRLPPPPYRSGKFPISIPRRRAYSAPSEKFDPQLQACFPLIFDNDEGEQKAIDWEPVSFQLVKELKNACISYGPKAPYTMQLVENLAGQWLTPREWKTIARACLSGGHFILWKSEYDDLARIYAFSNQNTDLKHITEPILLGQTDYPSYDEQMKLDRTAIQQVADCAFTAWRSLPDGKASGTALSDIKQKSEEPFEDFVSRLSEAVQRIISDSEGAKLLTKHLAFENANSTCQAILRPIRRTGSLIDYMKQCADVGPSMLQGVAIAAAIKGNSYQQAVQSFFTNKNKPSQGDPNNQGRNAFPRTCFSCGQEGHTFRDCPQKTPGSYLPNPALPAMFAPQNPAPLPMNPRSLCPRCQRGYHWARDCRSRSHKNGTFLGPDQHSGNGLRGQPQAPITIGAASLNPFIPFVPSRSSSEQPQAAQDWTSVPPPQQY from the exons ATGGACTGCGGACGCAGACAACCCAGTcgggcagaggggcaggggcagggatcAGGCCGCTGCGGGGGTCCCACTGGGGCTGGGCCCCTCCTGAAGGCCGTGAGAAGCCCGGAGGATCCCAGAAGGAGGACCAGTCAGGAGAACGAGGGGTGCcacggcggggtggggggcgggatcCTCACTTGCTGCCTTTGTGGGAGGCAGGAGAAAGTCTGCTTGACGTACGCCAACAGCGGCCGAGGCTGGTGGGCCTCCCGGG ATGAAGGCTCTGTCAACTTAGAGGTCTgggaaaaagtaggaaaacagcTAAAAACTTACCATGCTGAACATGGCTCAGAAAAGGTGCCTAACGATGCCTTTTCCTTGTGGAATATCATTAGAGATGTCTTAGATCCTGCCCCAGATTCAGAAAAAGTACATCTTAAAGGGGATAGTGAAGAAAATGCTGTAGCTAAACCTGCCTCTGAATCTAAAAGAGTgacttttaaagaggaaaatgaggaTGAAACTGTAGTTAAAcctgaggaaaatgagaaaaacgaaGACCTACCTGACTATCGGCAATTAAGAAAGATGTTAGAAGCTATGACTACTCAGGAACAACTTAAAGATAGGGATGAGAAACAGGATCAGCTTCCCccgaaagaaaaagagaatttagaCGAGATAACAGCTAAATATCACTCTGATGAAAATTGGCATCTCTTAAACAAAGATGCCCCAAAAAGCCTAAGAGAAACTTCCCCTGTCAGGCCATCAGCTCCAAGGAGCTTAAGGGAAACGTCTCCTATCAGGCCGTATGCCCCTAGAAATTCCCAAGAGACTTTTCCATTTAACCCATATATAACCTCTGGATACCAAACAATTCAAAGAGCTCCAGAGTACAGAGCAGAGGACATGGAACCTATGCCACTGCTGCCACCTCCCATACCAAGCCGTACAGGTCCTATTAACCCCACAAGATTGCCGCCACCTCCTTATCGAAGTGGGAAATTTCCAATATCGATCCCACGGAGACGGGCCTATTCTGCCCCTAGCGAGAAATTCGATCCCCAGCTTCAGGCTTGCTTCCCTTTGATTTTTGACAATGATGAAGGGGAACAAAAGGCTATCGACTGGGAGCCTGTTTCTTTTCAATTagtaaaagaacttaaaaatgcgTGTATTTCATATGGGCCTAAAGCCCCGTATACGATGCAGCTAGTAGAAAATTTAGCAGGCCAATGGTTAACACCTCGAGAATGGAAAACAATTGCTAGGGCCTGCCTGTCCGGAGGACATTTTATACTTTGGAAATCTGAATATGATGATCTCGCTCGTATATATGCTTTTTCTAACCAAAATACAGACCTTAAACATATCACTGAACCTATATTACTTGGTCAGACCGACTACCCCTCATATGACGAACAGATGAAATTAGATAGAACTGCTATACAACAGGTGGCTGATTGTGCCTTTACTGCCTGGCGTTCGTTGCCTGATGGTAAGGCATCAGGTACTGCTCTATCTGATATTAAACAAAAGTCAGAAGAACCATTTGAAGACTTTGTCTCACGACTCTCAGAAGCTGTCCAGAGAATAATTTCTGATTCTGAGGGAGCTAAATTATTAACAAAACACTTGGCCTTTGAAAATGCTAATTCCACCTGCCAGGCTATACTGCGCCCTATTAGAAGAACTGGATCTTTAATTGATTATATGAAACAGTGTGCAGATGTAGGACCATCAATGCTACAGGGTGTTGCTATAGCTGCAGCAATAAAAGGGAATTCTTATCAGCAGGCAGTCCAATCTTTTTTTACTAACAAGAATAAGCCATCACAAGGTGATCCCAATAACCAGGGCAGGAATGCATTCCCTAGAacttgtttttcctgtggccaggaAGGACACACTTTTCGTGACTGCCCTCAAAAAACACCTGGTTCTTATCTGCCTAATCCGGCCCTACCGGCTATGTTTGCTCCACAGAACCCTGCCCCCCTGCCCATGAATCCTAGGTCTCTTTGCCCTCGCTGCCAGAGAGGATATCATTGGGCGAGGGACTGTAGGTCAAGATCTCATAAAAATGGAACCTTTTTAGGCCCCGACCAGCACTCGGGAAACGGGTTGAggggccagccccaggccccgaTAACGATTGGGGCAGCCTCACTAAACCCATTCATTCCCTTCGTTCCGTCGCGGAGCTCATCAGAGCAACCCCAGGCAGCGCAGGactggacctcagttccaccaCCTCAACAATATTAA